A single genomic interval of Antarcticibacterium arcticum harbors:
- a CDS encoding YwbE family protein, whose product MIPTRKEIAPGTTVLIIQKHYQRSGTLTEGVVATILTKSPIHPHGIKVRLETGEVGRVQKVVSMLA is encoded by the coding sequence ATGATACCCACAAGAAAAGAGATTGCGCCCGGAACCACGGTTCTTATTATCCAAAAACATTACCAGCGCAGCGGTACCCTTACAGAAGGGGTGGTAGCCACTATTCTCACCAAATCCCCCATTCACCCCCACGGCATTAAAGTGCGTCTGGAAACCGGGGAAGTAGGCCGGGTACAGAAGGTGGTGAGTATGTTGGCGTAG
- a CDS encoding SDR family oxidoreductase, translating to MEKILIVGATGDTGKRVIEILRNSQSFEPIAMVRKKEQQEIFNDMDIETVLADLEKEVDNALKGIDKVIFAAGSGGDTGEEKTIEIDQKGAIKIIDAAKKAGIKKFVMLSSMGADDPSSHPKLQTYLEAKKKADEHLIQSGIPYTILRPGALNDDLGLAKVKLAEKLDKQGEISRDDVAFLLVMSLADPLVKNKIIEAIEGEESIKSAIIEASR from the coding sequence ATGGAAAAGATATTAATTGTTGGAGCTACAGGAGATACGGGAAAACGGGTTATAGAGATCCTGCGGAATTCCCAAAGCTTTGAACCTATCGCCATGGTGCGCAAGAAAGAACAACAGGAGATCTTTAATGATATGGATATTGAAACTGTTCTGGCCGATCTTGAAAAGGAGGTAGATAACGCATTAAAAGGGATTGACAAGGTAATATTCGCAGCGGGTTCAGGAGGTGATACGGGGGAGGAAAAAACTATTGAAATAGACCAGAAAGGCGCCATCAAAATTATAGACGCTGCAAAAAAAGCAGGAATAAAGAAGTTTGTAATGCTTAGCTCCATGGGTGCCGATGATCCTTCCTCACATCCAAAACTTCAAACCTACCTGGAGGCGAAGAAAAAAGCAGATGAGCACTTAATTCAAAGCGGGATTCCTTATACCATCCTACGCCCCGGAGCATTAAATGATGACCTGGGACTGGCCAAAGTGAAGCTTGCTGAAAAACTTGACAAACAAGGTGAAATCTCCAGGGATGATGTGGCATTTTTACTGGTGATGAGCCTGGCAGATCCCCTAGTAAAAAATAAGATCATTGAAGCAATTGAAGGGGAAGAGTCCATTAAATCGGCTATTATCGAGGCAAGCAGATAA
- a CDS encoding GNAT family N-acyltransferase, which produces MGIVSSKEVAKVMNLDKLGFLGTSIGWVILRTTRLSTINREYEKRKHLKGEEFITSILNGFEIDFEIPEKDLKRIPKTGPFVTISNHPLGGIDGMILLKTLLAQRSDFKVIANFLLHRLDPLKPFIMPVNPFEDHKDAKSSLSGLKEAIAHLKNGHALGIFPAGEVSTYRDERSIVDRPWEPGAMKLIQKANVPVIPIYFHAKNSMFFYRLAGLSDILRTAKLPSEMLSQKKRKIKVRIGNAISPEELSALPNLETFTAFLRRKTYMLANSFERKRLIDKIPKTLKLPKAPPQNIAGETCHNLIEAEIENCRHMDKRLLESKNYEVFLARREIIPNILNEIGRLREITFREIGEGTNKSVDLDKFDNYYYHMFLWDNEAKKVAGAYRMGMGNEIFQKYGIDGFYLQDLFRFEPELYKMMSQSIEMGRAFIIKEYQQKPMPLFLLWKGIVHCTLRFPEHKFLIGGVTISDKFSNFSKSLMIEFMRSNFFDNDVAQYIRPKKEFIVKLKDEDKEMIFDSSEADLNKFDKFIEELEPDTLRLPVLIKKYIKQNARVVAFNVDPLFNNAVDGLMYIKIADLPESTVKPVLEEFQKELEEKALNLG; this is translated from the coding sequence ATGGGGATTGTAAGTTCGAAGGAAGTAGCTAAAGTGATGAACCTGGACAAACTTGGTTTTCTGGGAACTTCCATTGGGTGGGTTATTTTGCGCACTACCCGCCTTTCAACCATAAACCGGGAATACGAAAAAAGAAAACACCTTAAGGGTGAGGAATTTATTACGTCCATTCTGAATGGATTTGAAATAGATTTTGAAATTCCCGAAAAGGACCTGAAGCGAATACCTAAAACAGGGCCGTTTGTTACCATCTCCAATCACCCCCTTGGTGGGATAGATGGAATGATCCTTTTAAAAACCTTGTTGGCACAACGCAGCGATTTTAAGGTAATTGCCAATTTTCTTTTGCACAGGCTTGATCCTCTTAAGCCTTTTATTATGCCTGTAAATCCTTTTGAAGATCATAAAGATGCAAAGTCCAGTCTGTCCGGATTAAAAGAAGCCATTGCCCATTTAAAAAATGGCCATGCCCTGGGGATCTTTCCGGCCGGGGAAGTATCTACTTACAGAGATGAAAGGAGCATTGTAGACCGGCCGTGGGAACCCGGAGCTATGAAGCTTATTCAAAAAGCCAATGTCCCCGTTATACCCATTTATTTTCATGCAAAAAACAGCATGTTCTTTTATCGTTTGGCAGGGCTTAGCGATATTTTGCGAACTGCCAAATTACCCAGTGAGATGCTCTCTCAAAAAAAGCGAAAGATCAAGGTAAGGATTGGGAATGCAATTTCCCCCGAGGAACTTTCGGCACTTCCAAATCTTGAAACTTTTACGGCATTTTTGCGCAGGAAAACTTATATGCTTGCAAACTCCTTTGAAAGGAAACGCCTTATAGACAAAATCCCTAAAACGCTTAAACTTCCAAAGGCCCCACCGCAAAATATAGCGGGCGAAACCTGTCATAATTTAATTGAGGCTGAAATTGAGAATTGCCGGCATATGGACAAACGGTTGCTGGAAAGTAAAAACTATGAAGTATTTCTGGCACGCAGGGAAATTATCCCCAATATTTTAAACGAAATAGGAAGACTTAGGGAAATTACCTTTCGGGAAATTGGAGAAGGCACCAACAAGTCTGTAGACCTGGATAAATTTGACAATTATTATTATCATATGTTCCTGTGGGATAATGAGGCTAAAAAAGTGGCCGGAGCTTACAGGATGGGTATGGGTAACGAGATCTTCCAAAAATATGGGATCGATGGGTTCTACCTTCAGGACCTGTTCAGGTTTGAACCTGAACTATATAAAATGATGAGCCAATCTATAGAAATGGGCCGGGCTTTTATTATAAAAGAGTATCAGCAAAAACCAATGCCTTTATTTTTACTTTGGAAAGGAATAGTGCATTGCACCCTTCGTTTTCCTGAACATAAATTCCTTATTGGCGGGGTCACCATAAGCGACAAATTCTCCAATTTCTCCAAATCGCTCATGATAGAATTTATGAGATCCAACTTTTTTGACAATGATGTGGCGCAATATATAAGGCCTAAAAAGGAATTTATTGTAAAACTTAAAGATGAAGACAAAGAGATGATCTTTGATTCCAGCGAGGCAGATCTAAACAAGTTTGACAAGTTCATTGAAGAACTGGAACCGGATACCCTAAGATTGCCGGTATTGATCAAAAAGTATATTAAACAGAATGCCAGAGTGGTTGCATTTAATGTAGATCCTTTATTCAATAATGCGGTTGACGGATTAATGTATATTAAAATTGCCGATCTCCCTGAAAGTACCGTAAAACCGGTTTTGGAGGAATTCCAGAAAGAACTCGAAGAGAAAGCCCTGAATTTGGGTTAG
- a CDS encoding aspartate kinase: MEIFKFGGASVQDAPSVRNVLQVLKFTGFDDKVIVVSAMGKMTNALEIVISKYLQSLSIPSEEISAVKNYHLKIAGELFENSHHPVFDSIAVLFSELENFMEHNKSTQYDFVYDQIVSFGELLSSAILSEFLKDNGISHTLLDARNLIKTNSTYRDATVNWEQTQENVLNQLRPGKLYLTQGFIGADANNFTTTLGREGSDYTAAIIAYCINADKVVIWKDVPGVLNADPRAFENPELLKQISYEEAIELAFFGASVIHPKTLQPLQRKEIPLYVKSFIDPQGEGTTVRKGQPLNPEIPCFIIKKDQVLISLSTLDFSFMVEENISEIFRLFHQYQMKVDLIQNSAISFAVCVDNRFNNLEKLIQHLKARFKVTYVPGVSLYTIRHFNETALKTLEKDKDILLKQVMQNTVQLVSRN, encoded by the coding sequence ATGGAGATATTCAAATTTGGAGGTGCTTCGGTACAAGATGCCCCATCGGTAAGAAATGTGCTTCAGGTGCTTAAGTTCACCGGATTTGATGATAAGGTAATTGTAGTTTCGGCAATGGGAAAAATGACCAATGCCCTTGAAATAGTGATAAGCAAATATCTGCAAAGCCTTTCAATTCCTTCTGAAGAAATTTCCGCTGTAAAAAATTACCATCTCAAAATTGCGGGTGAACTTTTTGAAAATTCACATCATCCCGTTTTCGACAGCATTGCAGTGCTTTTTTCTGAGCTAGAAAATTTTATGGAACACAATAAATCTACTCAATATGATTTTGTGTATGATCAAATTGTGTCTTTTGGAGAATTACTCTCCTCTGCCATTTTGAGTGAATTTTTAAAGGATAACGGTATATCCCATACGCTTCTTGATGCAAGGAACCTTATAAAAACAAACAGCACCTATCGCGATGCGACGGTGAATTGGGAACAAACCCAGGAGAATGTGTTAAACCAGCTTCGGCCCGGGAAACTTTATCTCACCCAGGGATTCATTGGAGCCGATGCTAATAACTTTACCACCACCCTGGGAAGGGAAGGAAGTGATTATACCGCTGCCATTATCGCCTATTGTATTAATGCCGATAAAGTGGTGATTTGGAAAGATGTTCCGGGGGTATTGAATGCCGACCCAAGGGCATTTGAAAATCCCGAGCTGCTCAAACAGATCTCTTATGAAGAAGCAATAGAACTGGCCTTTTTTGGAGCTTCGGTTATCCATCCAAAAACCCTGCAGCCTTTACAGCGAAAGGAAATTCCACTTTATGTTAAATCATTCATTGATCCGCAGGGAGAAGGAACCACCGTAAGAAAAGGCCAGCCACTAAATCCCGAAATTCCTTGTTTCATTATTAAAAAGGACCAGGTTTTGATCTCCTTATCTACGCTTGATTTTTCTTTTATGGTAGAGGAAAATATTAGTGAGATCTTCCGGCTTTTTCACCAGTATCAGATGAAGGTAGACCTTATACAGAATTCGGCGATAAGTTTTGCGGTTTGTGTAGATAACAGGTTCAACAACCTTGAAAAACTTATTCAACATTTAAAAGCGCGGTTTAAGGTAACCTACGTACCCGGAGTATCACTTTATACCATTCGCCATTTTAATGAAACTGCTTTAAAAACATTGGAAAAAGATAAGGATATCCTGCTTAAGCAGGTTATGCAAAATACGGTACAGTTGGTTTCCAGGAATTAG